A single region of the Brachypodium distachyon strain Bd21 chromosome 3, Brachypodium_distachyon_v3.0, whole genome shotgun sequence genome encodes:
- the LOC100827179 gene encoding protein POLAR LOCALIZATION DURING ASYMMETRIC DIVISION AND REDISTRIBUTION codes for MATESSTLPLPPRLSASPASSPATVGAFLTKTGGAPRDACRSPRSLLSRILGRGGGGFGCRFRLPRYCSGGASGKEYAGEEDEAGWTRAPQPQVVGGHAAEARESPPRSSFGKKAAAAASLGLGAGLVLLLSKGAAELSRMEELRAQMERLVLDAKVAARRGGSSSNDADESASVVIEPTVFAGAGEEDASSHCSRTAAAAMDQMEAELEAELTRLQLASNEDDEECATPRQDHQLLDAEAESEVASENQSPACVLQNGSAIIDDGAARSEHGREEDEDNEAEEEEERVACHTGVPARELERRLHELLQSRHEERIAELESELERARRKLREKEREVSRWRDTAKLVSRREDESRLR; via the exons ATGGCGACCGAGAGCAGCACGCTGCCGCTGCCCCCGCGCCTGTCGGCCTCGCCGGCTTCCTCGCCCGCCACCGTGGGCGCCTTCCTCACCAAGACCGGCGGCGCCCCGCGCGATGCGTGCCGCTCCCCGCGGTCGCTGCTCTCGCGCATCCTCGgcaggggtggcggcgggttCGGATGCCGCTTCCGCCTCCCGCGGTACTGCTCCGGAGGCGCATCTGGGAAGGAATACGCcggagaggaagacgaggcggGTTGGACGCGCGCGCCTCAACCTCAGGTGGTCGGCGGGCACGCGGCCGAGGCTCGCGAGTCGCCGCCGCGAAGCTCTTTCG ggaagaaggcggcggcggcggcgagccttGGGCTGGGCGCGgggctggtgctgctgctatCCAAGGGCGCGGCGGAGCTGAGCAGGATGGAGGAGCTGCGCGCCCAGATGGAGCGCCTCGTGCTCGACGCCAAGGTGGCCGCGCGCcggggcggcagcagcagcaatgacGCAGACGAAAGCGCGAGCGTCGTCATAGAGCCGACCgtcttcgccggcgccggggaagaggACGCCTCGTCCCACTGTTCGcgcactgccgccgccgccatggatcaGATGGAAGCGGAGCTCGAGGCGGAGCTGACGCGCCTGCAGCTCGCCTCCAacgaagacgacgaggaaTGCGCAACGCCTCGGCAAGATCATCAACTGCTCGAC GCCGAGGCGGAGAGCGAAGTGGCCTCGGAGAACCAATCCCCCGCTTGCGTCCTCCAGAACGGCAGCGCGATCATCGACGACGGGGCAGCAAGGTCAGAGCACGGtcgcgaggaagacgaagacaacgaggcggaggaggaggaagagagggtgGCATGCCACACGGGCGTGCCGGCACGGGAGCTGGAGAGGAGGCTGCACGAGCTCCTGCAGTCGCGGCACGAGGAGCGGATCGCGGAGCTGGAGTCGGAGCTGGAGCGCGCGCGGAGGAAGCTCAGGGAGAAGGAGCGCGAGGTGTCCCGGTGGCGCGACACCGCCAAGCTCGTCTCCCGCCGCGAGGACGAGTCCCGGCTCAGGTAG
- the LOC100827783 gene encoding transcription factor bHLH82 encodes MQPAGHGGGGGGQDDFLDQMLSALPPAWAELASPKPPWELPSAAGGDDDESTLLASRLRHHQISGGGGGGNDELRLGELRSHGLDGGGGFLPLPLFADRSRDDFVAAGMHGGVASAAVHTPFGQAGSMPAPPPPPAVAPPRQRVRARRGQATDPHSIAERLRRERIAERMKALQELVPSANKTDKASMLDEIIDYVKFLQVQVKVLSMSRLGGAGAVAPLVANMSPEDNGNGDGTSSSGWDGNAGNSDDNGGGSTLRATEEQVSRLMEEDMGSAMQYLQGKGLCLMPISLASLISSATSPSPLLPHRMGHATAGGGGVLRADGSPASPPSLVNGSTGGDSQSNKDTGAGGR; translated from the exons ATgcagccggccggccatggcggcggcggcggcgggcaggaCGACTTCCTGGACCAGATGCTGtccgcgctgccgccggcgtggGCCGAGCTCGCCTCCCCCAAGCCGCCCTGGGAGcttccctccgccgccggaggcgacgacgacgagtccaccctcctcgcctcccgcctccgccaccaccagatcagcggcggcggcggcggcgggaacgACGAGCTCCGCCTGGGCGAACTCCGAAGCCACGgactcgacggcggcggggggttcctgccgctgccgctcttCGCGGACCGGTCGCGGGACGACTTCGTGGCCGCCGGAATGCATGGTggcgtcgcctccgccgctgtTCATACACCTTTCGGGCAG GCCGGATCAATGCCtgcgccacctcctcctccggcggtgGCCCCGCCGCGGCAGCGCGTGCGGGCGAGAAGAGGGCAGGCCACAGACCCCCACAGCATCGCCGAACGT CTCCGGAGGGAGAGGATAGCGGAGAGGATGAAGGCATTGCAGGAGCTGGTCCCAAGCGCCAACAAG ACCGACAAGGCATCGATGCTCGAtgagatcattgattatgtgAAGTTCCTCCAGGTCCAAGTCAAG GTTCTCAGCATGAGCCGATTAGGTGGAGCTGGTGCCGTTGCCCCTCTGGTTGCTAACATGTCACCAGAG GATAATGGGAACGGAGATGGGACCAGCAGCAGTGGCTGGGATGGCAATGCCGGCAACAGCGACGACAATGGTGGTGGCAGCACCTTGCGTGCGACGGAGGAACAAGTGTCAAGGTTGATGGAGGAAGACATGGGCTCCGCTATGCAGTACCTGCAGGGCAAGGGCCTCTGTCTGATGCCAATCTCCCTTGCCTCGCTAATCTCCTCCGcaacctcgccgtcgcccctCCTTCCCCACCGCATGGGCCACGCTActgccggaggcggaggtgtTCTACGTGCAGATGGTAGCCCTGCATCGCCACCGTCGTTGGTGAACGGCTCCACGGGCGGTGACTCCCAGTCCAACAAAGATACCGGTGCCGGTGGGAGGTAG